A DNA window from Mastomys coucha isolate ucsf_1 unplaced genomic scaffold, UCSF_Mcou_1 pScaffold21, whole genome shotgun sequence contains the following coding sequences:
- the LOC116101350 gene encoding heterogeneous nuclear ribonucleoprotein A1-like, whose protein sequence is MSKSESPKEAEQLRKLFIGGLSSETTDKSLRSHFEQWGTLTDCVVMRDPNTKRSRGFGFVTYATVEEVDAAMNARPHKVDGRVVEPKRAVSREDSQRPGAHLTVKKIFVGCIKEDTEEHHLRDYFEQYGKIEVIEIMTDRGSGKKRGFAFVTFDDHDSVDKIVIQKYHTVNGHNCEVRKALSKQEMASASSSQRGRSGSGNFGGGRGGGFGGNDNFGRGGNFSGRGGFGGNSGGGGYGGSGDGYNGFGNDGNVTRPRNQQLGLK, encoded by the coding sequence ATGTCTAAGTCAGAGTCTCCCAAGGAGGCAGAACAGCTGCGGAAGCTCTTCATTGGAGGGCTGAGCTCTGAGACAACTGACAAGAGTCTGAGGAGCCATTTTGAGCAATGGGGAACACTAACCGACTGTGTGGTAATGAGAGATCCAAACACTAAGAGATCCAGGGGCTTTGGGTTTGTCACATACGCCACTGTGGAAGAAGTGGATGCTGCCATGAATGCAAGACCACACAAAGTGGATGGAAGAGTTGTGGAACCTAAGAGAGCTGTGTCAAGAGAAGATTCTCAGAGACCAGGTGCCCACTTAACTGTGAAAAAGATCTTTGTTGGCTGTATTAAAGAAGACACTGAAGAACATCACCTGCGAGATTATTTTGAGCAGTATGGTAAGATTGAAGTGATAGAAATTATGACTGACAGAGGCAGTGGAAAAAAGAGGGGCTTTGCTTTTGTCACCTTTGATGACCATGACTCTGTGGATAAGATTGTTATTCAGAAATACCATACTGTGAATGGCCACAACTGTGAAGTAAGAAAGGCTCTGTCGAAGCAAGAGATGGCTAGTGCTTCGTCCAGCCAGAGAGGTCGAAGTGGTTCTGGGAACTTTGGTGGTGGTCGTGGAGGTGGTTTTGGCGGCAATGACAATTTTGGTCGAGGAGGGAACTTCAGTGGTCGTGGTGGCTTTGGTGGcaacagtggtggtggtggatatGGTGGCAGTGGGGATGGCTATAATGGATTTGGCAATGACGGAA